A single genomic interval of Symphalangus syndactylus isolate Jambi chromosome 18, NHGRI_mSymSyn1-v2.1_pri, whole genome shotgun sequence harbors:
- the LOC129468223 gene encoding breakpoint cluster region protein-like, with the protein MCCKGRVSPCCPGWSQTLGLLRSAQVPLAGSLLVASAVCVTMMTSLNCTRTHVPGAPCDHLRRGLWLVVTPRSNPLPPAALPDPVAKKSCMLNLLLSLPEANLLPFLFLLDHLKRVAEEEAVNKMSLHNLATVFGPTLLQPSEKESKLPANPSQPITMTDSRSLEIMSQVEVLLYFLWLEAIPALDSKRQSILFSTDV; encoded by the exons atgtgTTGTAaaggcagagtttcaccgtgttgcccaggctggtctcaaactcttggactcctgCGATCTGCACag GTGCCCCTCGCAGGGTCATTACTGGTGGCCAGCGCTGTGTGTGTGACGATGATGACAAGCCTAAACTGCACAAGGACTCATGTCCCGGGCGCTCCATGTGACCACCTCCGGAGAGGTCTCTGGCTCGTTGTGACCCCAAGGAGTAACCCACTGCCTCCTGCAGCTCTTCCAGACCCAGTTGCAAAGAAGAGCTGCATGCTCAACCTGCTGCTGTCCCTGCCAGAGGCCAACCTgctccccttccttttccttctggacCACCTGAAAAG GGTGGCAGAGGAGGAGGCAGTCAATAAGATGTCCCTGCACAACCTCGCCACGGTCTTTGGCCCCACGCTGCTCCAGCCTTCCGAGAAGGAGAGCAAGCTCCCTGCCAATCCAAGCCAGCCTATCACCATGACCGACAGCAGGTCCTTGGAGATCATGTCCCAG GTCGAGGTGCTGCTGTACTTCCTGTGGCTGGAGGCCATCCCTGCCCTGGACAGCAAGAGACAGAGCATCCTGTTCTCCACCGATGTCTAA
- the LOC129467522 gene encoding LOW QUALITY PROTEIN: putative POM121-like protein 1 (The sequence of the model RefSeq protein was modified relative to this genomic sequence to represent the inferred CDS: substituted 1 base at 1 genomic stop codon) produces MAAGRPGGGMQEVLEGETPAQRSREEQYLSRKRPPASPYRQQGSIAWSPFSPSPSSLCLWDLPVAPAPGLSGRPSYKHRDTSHQWCQDNRSVILQALSSFRDQQASAVCSEFQGILQLSHCTEHKDSLWGPGAGSHPFGARNTRLSPDSXPGKVLLRALKESRAGMPEQDKDPRVQGFDDHRRVPEVTGDARSAFRPLRDNGGLSPFVPRPGPLQRVLHAQRSEVGDTQRSQTSCTSSCTKRNAISSSYSSTGGFPWLKRRRGPASSHCQPTLSSSKKGSEDRPQAVSSGHTQCAPGQTLAPRNGSPRSQASRPRGRKFPLLPRRRGEPLKMPPPLELGFRVTAEDLDREKKAAFQRINSALQVEAKAISDCRPSRPSYTSCSLATGASGLPSVSKAPSMDAQQEGHKPQDGLGLVAPLASAAGAPSTAPVFGMQHRPPGSLLFVSSFPLPPTFFYFWDSAQVLWLIAAPFPAASMDGSISGASSSPPPTPMEIDSSEADGARHSVRRNPLKRKANW; encoded by the exons ATGGCGGCCGGCAGACCTGGGGGGGGCATGCAAGAGGTATTGGAGGGAGAGACGCCGGCACAAAGGTCGCGGGAAGAACAG TACCTATCCCGCAAGCGTCCCCCAGCTTCCCCCTATCGCCAGCAg GGCTCAATTGCCTGGAGCCCGTTCAGCCCATCCCCCAGTTCACTTTGCCTGTGGGATCTCCCCGTTGCTCCTGCCCCTGGTCTGAGTGGCAGGCCATCCTACAAGCACCGGGACACTTCACATCAGTGGTGTCAAGACAATCGTTCCGTGATCCTGCAAGCCCTGTCTTCCTTCCGGGATCAGCAAGCCAGTGCTGTGTGCTCCGAATTCCAGGGCATCCTCCAGCTCAGCCACTGCACTGAGCACAAGGACTCTCTGTGGGGCCCAGGAGCAGGAAGTCACCCCTTTGGGGCCCGCAACACCCGGCTGTCCCCAGACTCGTGACCAGGGAAGGTATTGTTGAGGGCCCTGAAGGAGAGCAGGGCAGGGATGCCTGAGCAGGACAAGGACCCCAGAGTCCAAGGATTTGATGATCACCGAAGGGTCCCTGAGGTCACCGGGGATGCACGCTCTGCGTTTCGGCCCCTGCGGGACAATGGAGGCCTCTCTCCCTTCGTGCCCAGGCCCGGGCCTCTGCAGAGAGTCCTCCATGCCCAGAGGTCAGAAGTGGGCGATACGCAGAGATCCCAGACCTCCTGCACCAGCTCATGCACCAAACGAAACGCCATCTCGAGCTCCTACAGCTCCACGGGAGGCTTCCCGTGGCTAAAGCGGAGGAGGGGGCCAGCCTCATCCCACTGCCAGCCGACCCTCAGTTCCTCAAAGAAGGGCAGTGAGGACAGACCTCAGGCTGTCTCTTCAGGTCACACTCAGTGTGCACCAGGGCAGACACTCGCCCCCAGGAATGGCTCCCCCAGATCCCAGGCCTCTAGGCCCCGTGGACGCAAGTTTCCCCTGCTGCCACGCAGGCGAGGGGAGCCTCTGAAGATGCCACCTCCCTTAGAGCTGGGGTTCCGGGTCACTGCTGAAGACCTGGACCGGGAGAAGAAGGCTGCGTTCCAGCGGATCAACAGTGCACTGCAGGTTGAGGCCAAGGCCATCTCGGACTGCAGACCCTCAAGGCCTTCCTACACTTCGTGCTCACTTGCAACAGGGGCTTCTGGTCTGCCTTCTGTTTCTAAAGCACCCAGTATGGATGCACAGCAGGAGGGACACAAGCCCCAAGACGGCCTGGGCCTAGTGGCCCCCCTAGCTTCTGCTGCAGGGGCCCCCTCTACAGCTCCTGTGTTTGGGATGCAGCACAGACCACCAGGCTCCCTCCTGTTCGTCTCctcatttccccttcctcccaccttttTCTACTTCTGGGACTCAGCCCAG GTCCTCTGGCTGATTGCTGCACCCTTCCCAGCTGCAAGCATGGACGGAAGCATTTCTGGAGCCAGTTCCAGCCCCCCACCCACGCCCATGGAAATCGACAGTAGTGAGGCGGACGGAGCTCGGCATTCCGTCAGAAGAAACCCTTTAAAGAGAAAGGCCAATTGGTAA